The proteins below come from a single Streptococcus porcinus genomic window:
- the trpS gene encoding tryptophan--tRNA ligase has protein sequence MKKPIILTGDRPTGKLHLGHYVGSLKSRVVLQNEAKYQMFVFLADQQALTDHAKESELIRNSIGNVALDYLSVGLDPAKSTIFIQSQIPELAELTMYYMNLVSLARLERNPTVKTEIAQKGFGESIPSGFLVYPISQAADITAFKANLVPVGNDQKPMIEQTREIVRSFNFTYKTDCLVEPEGLYPENESAGRLPGLDGNAKMSKSLGNGIYLSDDADTVQKKVMSMYTDPNHIRVTDPGQIEGNMVFHYLDIFGREEDQADIQAMKEHYQKGGLGDVKTKRFLLDILERELTPIRERRLEYSQDMGEVFRMLEKGSQDAQRVAAQTLSEVKSAMGINYF, from the coding sequence ATGAAAAAACCAATTATTTTAACTGGCGATCGACCGACTGGTAAATTACACTTAGGTCACTATGTCGGAAGTCTAAAAAGTCGAGTTGTTTTACAAAATGAAGCTAAGTATCAAATGTTTGTGTTTCTTGCTGATCAACAAGCTCTAACTGACCATGCCAAGGAATCAGAATTAATCAGAAATTCAATTGGAAATGTAGCGCTAGATTATCTTTCTGTTGGTTTAGATCCAGCAAAATCAACTATTTTTATTCAAAGTCAAATTCCTGAATTAGCAGAATTGACGATGTATTATATGAATCTTGTTTCCTTAGCAAGATTGGAACGTAATCCAACAGTGAAAACAGAAATTGCTCAAAAAGGTTTTGGAGAAAGTATTCCTAGTGGTTTTTTAGTATATCCAATTTCTCAAGCAGCTGATATTACAGCATTTAAAGCAAATCTAGTTCCAGTTGGCAATGACCAAAAACCAATGATTGAGCAAACTAGAGAGATTGTTAGAAGTTTTAATTTTACTTATAAAACGGATTGTCTTGTTGAACCGGAAGGACTATATCCCGAAAATGAAAGTGCGGGTCGCCTACCTGGTTTAGATGGTAATGCAAAAATGTCTAAATCGCTAGGAAATGGTATTTACTTATCTGATGATGCAGATACCGTACAGAAAAAAGTTATGAGTATGTACACTGATCCAAATCATATAAGAGTAACAGATCCTGGGCAAATTGAGGGCAATATGGTATTCCACTATCTTGATATTTTTGGTAGAGAAGAAGACCAAGCTGATATTCAGGCGATGAAAGAGCACTATCAAAAAGGTGGTTTAGGTGATGTAAAGACTAAACGCTTCTTATTAGACATTCTTGAACGTGAATTGACACCTATTCGTGAGAGGAGATTAGAATATTCACAAGATATGGGTGAAGTTTTTAGAATGTTAGAAAAAGGTAGTCAAGATGCTCAAAGAGTCGCTGCACAGACCTTATCAGAAGTAAAGTCTGCAATGGGGATAAACTATTTTTAG
- a CDS encoding YitT family protein — MEKKVRDILYVTLGSFITAIGFNTMFVHNNIASGGMVGISVVIKELLGISPSLFLMVSNIPLLLLCYFFLGKQTFVKTLYGSWIYPIAIRFTSFLPTLTHNQLLAAIFGGIIVGIGLGMVFWGNSSTGGTGILTQILHKHSPLTLGVAMTIVDGISVLMGFMSLSADDVMYSTIGLLVIGYVISVMENGFDSSKNIMIISREYLTIKDYITKVMDRGVTKIPIRGGYTTSDKVMLMTVVSTYELPSLQEKILEIDDTAFLVVMPAAQVMGRGFSVTKQYKREDEDILLPM, encoded by the coding sequence ATGGAAAAAAAGGTAAGGGATATCCTATATGTCACATTAGGGTCTTTTATTACTGCAATAGGTTTTAATACAATGTTTGTCCATAATAATATTGCTTCAGGTGGTATGGTCGGAATTTCAGTTGTTATCAAAGAACTTCTTGGAATTAGCCCATCGCTTTTTTTAATGGTTAGTAATATCCCTTTATTGCTCTTATGTTATTTTTTCTTAGGAAAACAAACTTTTGTTAAAACACTATATGGATCATGGATTTATCCTATTGCCATCAGGTTTACAAGTTTTTTACCTACTCTAACTCATAATCAATTATTAGCAGCAATTTTTGGAGGAATTATTGTCGGAATTGGTTTAGGAATGGTATTTTGGGGAAATTCTTCAACTGGGGGTACCGGTATTTTAACTCAAATTTTACATAAACATTCACCTCTAACTTTAGGCGTTGCAATGACGATTGTCGACGGTATTAGTGTCTTGATGGGATTTATGTCATTAAGTGCTGATGATGTTATGTATTCAACAATTGGTCTATTAGTAATTGGTTACGTTATTTCTGTAATGGAAAATGGTTTCGATTCCTCAAAAAATATAATGATTATTTCAAGAGAATATTTAACCATTAAAGATTACATTACAAAAGTGATGGATCGCGGGGTTACTAAAATTCCAATTCGTGGTGGTTATACAACTTCTGATAAAGTCATGTTGATGACTGTTGTCTCAACCTATGAACTACCTAGTTTACAAGAAAAAATACTCGAAATTGATGATACTGCATTTTTAGTTGTTATGCCTGCAGCACAAGTTATGGGACGCGGATTTAGTGTCACAAAACAATATAAAAGAGAAGATGAAGATATTCTACTCCCTATGTAA
- a CDS encoding ATP-binding cassette domain-containing protein: MLTVSDVSLRFSDRKLFDEVNIKFTPGNTYGLIGANGAGKSTFLKILAGDVEPSTGHISLGQDERLSVLRQNHFDYEEERVIDVVIMGNEQLYNIMKEKDAIYMKEDFSEEDGVRAAELEGIFAELGGWEAESEASQLLQNLNIAEELHYQTMSELANGDKVKVLLAKALFGKPDVLLLDEPTNGLDIQSISWLEDFLIDFENTVIVVSHDRHFLNKVCTHMADLDFGKIKLYVGNYDFWKQSSELAARLQSDRNAKAEEKIKELQEFVARFSANASKSKQATSRKKMLDKIELEEIVPSSRKYPFINFKAEREMGNDFLTVENLSVTIDGEKILDNINFILRPGDKVALIGQNDIQTTALMRALMDDIDYEGTVKWGVTTSRSYLPKDNSKDFASGESILEWLRQFAAKGEDDDTFLRGFLGRMLFSGDEVKKSVNVLSGGEKVRVMLSKLMLLKSNVLILDDPTNHLDLESISSLNDGIKDFKESVIFASHDHEFIQTIANHIVVISKNGVIDRIDETYDEFLENQEVQAKVAELWK; this comes from the coding sequence TTGCTTACAGTTTCTGATGTATCACTACGTTTTAGTGACCGAAAACTTTTTGATGAAGTTAATATTAAATTTACTCCTGGTAATACCTATGGGTTGATTGGCGCAAATGGTGCAGGAAAATCAACCTTCTTAAAAATTCTAGCTGGTGATGTGGAACCATCTACCGGTCATATTTCTCTGGGTCAAGATGAACGTCTTTCTGTTCTTCGTCAAAACCACTTTGATTATGAAGAAGAGCGTGTTATTGATGTTGTTATTATGGGAAATGAACAACTCTATAATATCATGAAAGAAAAAGATGCTATCTACATGAAAGAAGATTTTTCAGAAGAAGATGGTGTTCGTGCTGCTGAATTAGAAGGTATTTTTGCAGAGCTTGGCGGGTGGGAAGCAGAGAGTGAAGCTTCTCAGTTACTTCAAAACTTAAATATTGCTGAAGAGTTACACTACCAAACAATGAGTGAGTTAGCAAATGGTGATAAAGTTAAAGTTCTCTTAGCAAAAGCTTTATTTGGTAAGCCTGATGTTCTCTTGTTAGATGAACCTACTAATGGTCTTGATATTCAGTCAATTTCTTGGCTCGAAGACTTCTTAATTGATTTTGAAAATACAGTAATTGTTGTATCACACGATCGACACTTCTTAAATAAAGTCTGTACCCATATGGCAGACTTGGATTTTGGAAAAATTAAACTGTATGTAGGAAATTATGATTTCTGGAAACAATCTTCCGAACTAGCAGCACGTTTACAATCTGACCGAAATGCTAAAGCAGAAGAAAAAATTAAAGAATTACAAGAGTTTGTTGCTCGTTTCTCAGCAAATGCATCGAAATCAAAACAAGCAACGTCTCGTAAAAAAATGCTTGATAAGATTGAATTAGAGGAAATTGTTCCTTCAAGTCGTAAATATCCATTTATCAACTTTAAGGCCGAGCGTGAAATGGGAAATGATTTTTTAACAGTTGAAAATCTATCAGTCACAATTGATGGCGAAAAAATACTTGATAATATTAATTTTATTCTTCGTCCGGGCGATAAGGTTGCATTAATTGGGCAAAATGACATTCAAACAACCGCTTTAATGCGTGCTTTAATGGACGATATCGATTATGAGGGAACTGTTAAATGGGGAGTTACCACAAGCCGATCTTATCTACCAAAAGACAACTCAAAAGACTTTGCATCTGGAGAATCTATTCTAGAATGGTTGAGACAATTTGCTGCCAAAGGGGAAGATGACGATACTTTCTTACGTGGTTTTCTTGGTCGTATGCTCTTTTCAGGAGACGAAGTTAAAAAATCTGTTAACGTTCTCTCTGGTGGAGAAAAAGTACGTGTTATGCTATCTAAACTCATGCTCTTAAAGTCAAATGTTTTAATCTTAGATGATCCTACTAATCATTTGGATTTAGAATCAATTTCTAGCTTAAATGATGGCATTAAAGACTTTAAAGAATCTGTCATTTTCGCTAGTCATGATCATGAGTTTATTCAAACAATCGCAAATCATATCGTAGTTATTTCAAAAAATGGAGTCATTGATCGGATTGATGAAACATATGATGAATTCCTTGAAAATCAAGAAGTACAGGCAAAGGTTGCTGAACTTTGGAAATAG